The Neorhizobium sp. NCHU2750 genome contains the following window.
GGAATCCTTGAGCCCCGGAAACCGGCTGACCGGGAGAGCGGGCTAGACTGATTTTGTTGATTGGGCGGCTTCAAGACCACAAATTGCCGGTAAATTCAAGTCGTCCAAGTGGACCGCACAGCATCGGCCCGAAAATCCGAATCGATTTTCGCGGAGCACGATGCGCAGATTTGAAAAATTTGGATCATCCTTTGTGCGTCCATTCGCATGCACAAAGGATGATCTACAGCATGTCTCCCGAAAGTGGTCACCGGTTTCGGGATAAAGACATGCCAAAAACAGACAGCTAAAGCACGGTCAGCGAATCTGAAAGATCGCGACCTGCTTTAGTGTTGTCATTCGCCGCACAGCCTGCGAAAGGAAGACAAACAGACGTCGGAGACTTGGCCAATGCGCATGCCCATCCCCTTTTTCATCAGCCTCGGAATGTTCGTCATCATGACATTCCTGTCGCTCGGGCTGTGGTCGGCACTTCCGGCGGCTTCCGCATCGCTGTTCGCCCTGCCGGCAGCAATGCTGCTCGCAACCGCCATCTTCTTCATCGTACCGATGATCAATCCCAATGCGCTGAACCATCAGGGTCGCTATGCCTTGATCTGGCTCGCCGTGATCTTCGCCTTGACGATCGGCCACGGCCTGATCATCCGTCAGGCGCTCTTTGCGCTGGCCGCGGCTCACCCCGCCTGATGGTGAATTGAGACGATCACTTACGCTGGAATCACTTGCGCTGGAACTTGTTGGCCAGGTCGATCGCCTGCTTCTGCTGATCGTCCTCGATCCCGAGGAAAAAGTCCTCGAGACCGGCATCCTGCAACCCCGCCCGGCGCGACAGCACATACCACTTGGCCGCCTCGACCGGGTTGGGTCGCGTTCCGAGCGCGTTGATATAGAGATAGGCGAGCTTGTTCTGGGCGACGACATTGCCGCGCAGCGCCGCGATCCTCAGCCACTCGAAACCCTTGTCATAGTCCCGCTCGCCGCCGACACCATTGACATACCAGATGCCCATGTCGAGCTGTGCCGTGTCGTAGCCGGCCTTGGCGGCACGCTCCAGCCACATGCGCGCCTGCGCCTTCTTTTCCGGCGGCACGCTTTTCAGGCTGCTATAAAGCTGCGACACCGCATATTGCGCATCGGCAACGCCCTGCTCGGCGGATTTCTCGTAAAAGGGCAGCGCCAGTTCGAGGCCTCTATCTCCGGGATTTTCCGAAATCAGGATCTGTGCCCAGTTGAATTCGGCCGATGAATTGCCAGCCTCGGCGGCGCGACGCATGTAATCATCGGCCTTCTTCTTGTCCTGGGGGACGTCACGCCCGCGCATCAGCACAAGCGCGTATTCGAACATTCCCGCCGGGTCGCCGTGTTCCGCCGCCTGCCCGTACCAGAATGCGGCGGACTTCGCGTCGCGCGCAATGCCGAGCCCGCGCGTCATCATCTCCGCAACCAGTGTCTGGGCCGTGGCGTCGCCCTTCTGCGCCCGGTCAAGCGCCATTGCCAGCGCCGTCACGTAGAGCCCGCGCTGATAGGCACCATAGGCCTCGTCGATCGGGCCCGTATATTTCTTTTCCGGCGGCAGCGGCGGCAGGGTCGCGCCCATGCGCTCGTAGAGGCTGACACCACCGGAAGGCACGATACCATCCGGCTGTTCGTCCTGCTCGATCTTGCCGGCCTGCGATTCGAGAGGTCGTGTCACGGCACGATTCGATTGCGGCTGCGCATGCGCCGATGTCCCCGCCATGGCGAGGATTGACAGGACTGCAGCGATCGTCAGCGGACGTGACGAGGGGTGAAGGTTCGATGGCATGCGAACCATCAATCCTCAAACCGTGGCGCTTTTTCGTCGAGCAGCGCATTGGCGCGCGCAACGGCTGCAGCAGGGCCTTCCGGGTGGGCAAAAACCGCCGTCCGCAGCGCCACGAATTCTGCACCGCTCTCAGCCGCAACCACCACCGATTCGGCATCGCTGCCGCCCATCACGATGCAGGGGATCTCGATCATCGAGGCCCACCATTCGGCAAGCGCGACATTCTTCGGATGCGCTTCCGGCTTGATGTCGCCGTCGAACCGACCGAAGAAAATGTAGTCCGGGCGCAGCTCGCCGATTTCCAGCGCCGTATGACGCTCGCTCGCACCGCCTGCCCCGACGATCAGCTTGGGCGTAAACTTCTCGATCGCCTCGCCGAGTTCCTCCAGCGAACCGGCAAGATGGAGGCCATCCGCCTTGGCGCGCCCGGCAACCCGGCTGTCGCCGGAAATGATCGCGGCAGCGCCTGCATCTTGGATGATCGACACGAGAACCTCTGCCCGCTTCTGGAACGCCTGGTCATCGAGATCATATTGCGGCAGCATGACGGAAGCGACGTCACCACCCGACAGTGCCTCGGCAAGCAGCTTTGCCTGACGATCGGCATCGGCATCATCCGGTACGATCAGCACGAGGCGGCAGCGGTCTTCCGGTTCTGTCATGTTCTTATCCGATCATTCTCAGCGCAGCGCGGGAAAATGCCATAGGCCCCCGCTCCGATTTCTTAGCGCCAATTCGATAGACCGGACAGGGTGAAGGATCAACACCCCCTCACCGCTGGCCGGCAACAGAGGCGTCTGGCGCATCGTTCTCTTCAGGTGGGATCGTCCTGCGCAGCGTGGGCTCGATCTCGGTAACGGCAAAGACAGAACGGCTCGAGAATAAAAAAGTCGGGATATGAGTGGTGCGCATCGCGCAAAACCAGGCCCTGAAACGATTCTGGCCGTGGCCCACATGAACCACGACCAGAAAAGGTTGGGTTTTTTGGCCGCCCTGTGGATCTCATCCAAAACATCGAGATCGGCGGCAGGCTCTACTAGCTGGCCTTAATGGCGCGTTGTCGCCTTCAGCCGCTGCATTTGGTCTTTGATACGCAGCTTGCGGCGCTTGAGATCAGCAATCTTGTGATCATCGGTGGAGGGAGACGAAAGAATCGTCTGGAGCTCCTCCTCAAGAGCGCCATGCTTCTTTTCAAGCGATGCTATATGAGCCTGGATGGTCATGTGGCATGTCCTTCCTTATTGCCTGCTCCGGCCATCCCATCGGCCGAAGCTTCAGGTTTACGACGGGAGTGTGACACGATCGGCCGCGTTTGTCGAAGGTGTTTTCGTGACAAGAGCGCGGCAAATTCGTGGCTTCAGCTAACTTCCAGTTAACGCGGTTTGATGGTAGGAGCTTGCGCATTAAGCCGGGCCGGGTCACAAGCCCGGATCTTTATGGGGACCAAAGACATGGCCGATCAGGAACAGGCGGATATCCGGCTGGCGCTGGCAAAGCTCCGGCAGGAGCATGAAGATTACGATGCCGCCATCAACGCCATGGTTCAGGTTGGCTGCGATGCTCTGCGCGTCCAGCGCATGAAGAAGAAGAAGCTCGCCATCAAGGACAAGATGAGCCAGCTCGAAGACCAGATCCTGCCCGACATCATCGCCTAGGAACGTTTGACATGGCCGAGACACCACCCGTCGCCATCATCATGGGAAGCCAGTCCGACTGGGAAACCATGAAGAACGCTGCCGAAACCCTCGATGCGCTCGAGATCGACTACGAGGCACGCATCATTTCAGCACACCGCACGCCCGAGCGCCTGTTCAATTTCGCCAAGGGCGCGCGCGACGAGGGCTTCCAGGTCATCATCGCCGGCGCCGGTGGCGCCGCTCACCTGCCAGGCATGGCCGCCTCGATGACGCCGCTGCCGGTCTTCGGCGTGCCGGTCCAGTCCAAGGCACTCTCCGGCCAGGACAGCCTGCTCTCGATCGTCCAGATGCCGGCCGGCATTCCGGTCGGCACGCTCGCCATCGGCCGCGCCGGCGCGGTCAACGCCGCCCTTCTAGCCGCCGCCGTCCTAGCGCTCTCCGACGAGGACATCGCCTACAGGCTCGATGAATGGCGCGCCCGCCAGAGCGCAGCGGTCGCCGAATACCCGATGGATGAAGCATGAGCATGCAGACGATCGGCATTATCGGCGGCGGCCAGCTCGGCCGCATGCTCGCCATGGCGGCGGCAAGGCTGAACCTGCGCACCATCATTCTGGAGCCGCAGGCCGACTGCCCGGCAGCCCAGGTCGCCAACGAACAGATCACCGCAGCCTATGACGACATAAAGGCGCTCGCCGAACTGGCCGAACGCTGCGATGTCGTCACTTACGAGTTCGAGAACGTACCGGTCTCCGCCGCCCAGACCCTGGAACGCGGCGTGCCGGTCTATCCGCCGTCCAAGGCGCTCGAAGTCGCGCAGGACCGGCTGGTCGAAAAGCGTTTCCTCAACAGCTGCGGCATCGCGACCGCCCGCTTCCATGCCATCGATAGCCAGCAGGATCTCGAAGCAGCCCTTGCCGATTTCGGCGGCAAGGGCGTGCTGAAGACCCGCCGCCTCGGTTATGACGGCAAGGGCCAGCGCGTTTTCCGCTCGGCCAGCGACTCACCCGCCGGCGCCTATGAGGCACTCGGCTCCGTGCCCCTTATCCTCGAAAGCTTCGTGCCCTTCGAGCGCGAAATTTCGATCATCGCCGCCCGCGCCAAGGACGGCACGATCGAAAGCTACGATCCGGCCGAAAACGTCCATCGCAACGGCATTCTCGACACCTCCACCCTGCCGGCCAATATCAGCTCTGCTACCGCGAAGACGGCCCGCGAGGCCGCCGAGAAGCTGCTGGCCGCACTTGATTACGTCGGAGTCATCGGCATGGAATTCTTCGCCATGGCCGACGGCACGCTGATCGCCAACGAGATCGCCCCGCGCGTCCACAATTCCGGCCACTGGACGGAGGCCGCCTGTGTCGTCTCGCAGTTCGAGCAGCATATGCGCGCGGTTGCAGGCTTTGCGCTCGGCAATCCCGACCGCCATTCCGATTGCGTCATGACCAACCTGATCGGCGACGACATTCTCGCCGTGCCGGAATGGCTCGGGAAGAAGGACGTGCTCGTTCATCTTTACGGCAAGGCGGAAGCCCGTCCGGGCCGGAAAATGGGGCATGTCACCGAACTGAAAGGCCGGAAAACCTCGTCACAAGGTTGACATGGACAAAGCCTCGGGTTATCTGCACGCCAACCTGAGGCGCGCCCTTGATCTTAAGGACTAGGCGGCGCGCTTTCGATTGTTAGAGACAAGCGGCTCTTTGAGCCCACAGACTGCTGGACCAGTACAATGAAGATCAAGAACTCGCTTAAGGCGCTGAAGGCTCGTCACCGCGACAACCGTCTGGTTCGCCGTAAGGGCCGCATTTACATCATCAACAAGCAGAACCCGCGCTTCAAGGCTCGCCAGGGCTGATTGCGACTGCCGGCTTCGGCCGGCAATCAAATTGTCGATAGAGCGACAATTCTGCTTTGACCTTTAGCGCATCCGGATTAGCTTATCCGGATGCGCTATTTGCTTTTGGGCACCCCATTCCTGATCCTGACGACACTGGCGTCGGCTGCCCATGCACAGGCGCCGCAACCATTGCCGCCTATGGTAAGCGGTCAGCAGTCGCCCACACCAGAATCGCCCGTACCAGAATCGGCTGACACGACCGCGCAGGCGCAAAAACCTCTCGACAAGCTCTTCGAGGCGCTGAAGCGCGAACCCAATGCGGAAAAAGCGCGCAATATCGCCCACCAGATCATTGCCGAGATGAACGATTCGGGCAGCCCGACGGTCAATCTGCTGATGCAGTGGTCTGCCGATGCCATCAAGAAGAAGAACAACGCGGCAGCGCTCGATTTCCTCGACCGCGTGACGCTGATCGATCCGGATTATGCGGAAGGCTGGAACCGGCGCGCGACGCTGCATTACGCCATGGGCGACAGCCGCAAGTCGATGGCCGATATCGCTGAAGTGCTGAAGCGCGAGCCACGTCATTTCGGCGCCCTTGCAGGCATGGCAGCGATCCTCACCGAAGCCGGCGACGACCAGCTCG
Protein-coding sequences here:
- the ykgO gene encoding type B 50S ribosomal protein L36, translated to MKIKNSLKALKARHRDNRLVRRKGRIYIINKQNPRFKARQG
- a CDS encoding DUF465 domain-containing protein is translated as MTIQAHIASLEKKHGALEEELQTILSSPSTDDHKIADLKRRKLRIKDQMQRLKATTRH
- a CDS encoding thiamine phosphate synthase yields the protein MTEPEDRCRLVLIVPDDADADRQAKLLAEALSGGDVASVMLPQYDLDDQAFQKRAEVLVSIIQDAGAAAIISGDSRVAGRAKADGLHLAGSLEELGEAIEKFTPKLIVGAGGASERHTALEIGELRPDYIFFGRFDGDIKPEAHPKNVALAEWWASMIEIPCIVMGGSDAESVVVAAESGAEFVALRTAVFAHPEGPAAAVARANALLDEKAPRFED
- a CDS encoding 5-(carboxyamino)imidazole ribonucleotide synthase, producing the protein MSMQTIGIIGGGQLGRMLAMAAARLNLRTIILEPQADCPAAQVANEQITAAYDDIKALAELAERCDVVTYEFENVPVSAAQTLERGVPVYPPSKALEVAQDRLVEKRFLNSCGIATARFHAIDSQQDLEAALADFGGKGVLKTRRLGYDGKGQRVFRSASDSPAGAYEALGSVPLILESFVPFEREISIIAARAKDGTIESYDPAENVHRNGILDTSTLPANISSATAKTAREAAEKLLAALDYVGVIGMEFFAMADGTLIANEIAPRVHNSGHWTEAACVVSQFEQHMRAVAGFALGNPDRHSDCVMTNLIGDDILAVPEWLGKKDVLVHLYGKAEARPGRKMGHVTELKGRKTSSQG
- a CDS encoding tetratricopeptide repeat protein; its protein translation is MPSNLHPSSRPLTIAAVLSILAMAGTSAHAQPQSNRAVTRPLESQAGKIEQDEQPDGIVPSGGVSLYERMGATLPPLPPEKKYTGPIDEAYGAYQRGLYVTALAMALDRAQKGDATAQTLVAEMMTRGLGIARDAKSAAFWYGQAAEHGDPAGMFEYALVLMRGRDVPQDKKKADDYMRRAAEAGNSSAEFNWAQILISENPGDRGLELALPFYEKSAEQGVADAQYAVSQLYSSLKSVPPEKKAQARMWLERAAKAGYDTAQLDMGIWYVNGVGGERDYDKGFEWLRIAALRGNVVAQNKLAYLYINALGTRPNPVEAAKWYVLSRRAGLQDAGLEDFFLGIEDDQQKQAIDLANKFQRK
- a CDS encoding DUF465 domain-containing protein: MADQEQADIRLALAKLRQEHEDYDAAINAMVQVGCDALRVQRMKKKKLAIKDKMSQLEDQILPDIIA
- the purE gene encoding 5-(carboxyamino)imidazole ribonucleotide mutase; this encodes MAETPPVAIIMGSQSDWETMKNAAETLDALEIDYEARIISAHRTPERLFNFAKGARDEGFQVIIAGAGGAAHLPGMAASMTPLPVFGVPVQSKALSGQDSLLSIVQMPAGIPVGTLAIGRAGAVNAALLAAAVLALSDEDIAYRLDEWRARQSAAVAEYPMDEA